The genome window GGAAAACTCATCTCACGAGACGTTGTGGCTTTCGGCGAGGCGGCTGTAATCGTACCTGTAAAAAGTGAGAATCGACTTGTCTTTGTCAAGCAGTGGAGGGCCCCTTTAAGGAGGTGGATTATCGAGCTGCCAGCTGGGAGGGTGGAGCAGGGCGAGGAGCCGCTCATAGCTGCCAAGCGCGAGCTTGAGGAGGAGACGGGTTTCATCGCTGAGAAATGGGAGCTTCTCGGGAGCTTCAGTGTAGCTCCTGGTTATAGCGACGAGGTGTTAACCTTTTTCCTAGCGGAAAACCTTAGATATGTTGGCGAGCATCCCGAGATAGGGGAGCTCGTGGAGACGGTTGAGATGACTCCTGAAGAGTACATATCTCAAGCATCCAAGGGATTCGGAGATTTAAAAACAATGACAGGGGTCTTCCTTTACTTGAACATGAAAAAGGGGTACTTGAGGCTCTAGTCTATGAGTTGTAAAGTGTCACGGTTAAGGTGAATGTGCTAAATGGGGTTGAAGAAGGCCGGAATTGTATTTTACCTTGAACGCGTCTATAGCGTTGTTACAGGAGCACTATTCGTACTCTTGATTACAAGGAACTTGACCCCGAGCGAGTTTGGAGCTTGGAGTGTTGTCTCGTCCATCTTGTCGTATGCGAGTTTGGCGACTATTGTAAACTACTGGGTTACAAGATTCAGGGCTCGTGGAGATGGCACGGCTACGAGCAGCGGACTCGTTCTAGCAGTGTTCTTCTCGAGTTTATCAATTATTATCCTCTTATCTCTCTCGCATGGAATCACGAATGCATTCAAAATTCCGTATGAGATAGTGTTGCTCTCGGCTTTATACATCCCATTTTACTACATAAACTCTGCCCTATACTCTTCACTCTACGCTGTGAACCCCACCCTCTCAGCTATTACAGAGTTCGTCTTTGAAACAACCAAGCTCATCCTGGCAGTCGTCTTTGCAACAACACTTCACGTAACCCTCTACACAGCCATGCTGGCAGTGCTTGGGGGCCACGCTGGTCAGACACTAATCCTTCTCTTATTCACGAGGGAAGATCTAAAACATAAACCCAGCCTCGAAACAGCTAAAAGAATAATACTTTACTCGTGGGTAAATCTCATTGGAGTCCC of Thermofilum uzonense contains these proteins:
- a CDS encoding NUDIX hydrolase → MASEPISIRDELLCQGSRVKLYRRLVEYEGKLISRDVVAFGEAAVIVPVKSENRLVFVKQWRAPLRRWIIELPAGRVEQGEEPLIAAKRELEEETGFIAEKWELLGSFSVAPGYSDEVLTFFLAENLRYVGEHPEIGELVETVEMTPEEYISQASKGFGDLKTMTGVFLYLNMKKGYLRL